From the genome of Rhodobacteraceae bacterium Araon29, one region includes:
- a CDS encoding response regulator, with amino-acid sequence MTKALKIAIVDDEKDMRLSISQWLALSGYDTESFASAKEALCTIDSEYAGIVISDIKMPDMDGMQFLRKLMAQDSALPVIMITGHGDVPMAVEAMRMGAFDFLEKPFNPDRMSELAQRASKARRLTLDNRALRRDLGDGPQLMKKLIGKSPAMERLREEILDLGQADGHILIEGETGTGKTLVAHALHAVGARAGKKFALVSCSAFDEAALMRRLFGPVLPEDPFFPAFEEARGGTLVLEDIETLSEQVQAKLLSTLNAQGTPPETRVLAISNLQEQGQTLQNRLRKDVFYRLGALHITVPPLRQRGNDVLEIFNQLSEAFSDEYGCQTPGIGAQEAAQLLQAPWHGNVRQLTNLAERAVLQSRRGEGTIASLLMSDAEEATSVVTTEGKPLKEYVEAFEKMLIENTMRRHKGSIGKVMEELCLPRRTLNEKMAKYSLQRADYV; translated from the coding sequence ATGACCAAAGCCTTAAAAATTGCAATTGTTGATGATGAAAAAGATATGCGGCTGTCTATCAGCCAATGGCTCGCGCTGTCGGGCTACGATACCGAAAGCTTTGCCAGCGCCAAGGAAGCGTTGTGTACCATTGACAGCGAATACGCCGGAATAGTGATTTCGGACATCAAGATGCCTGATATGGATGGCATGCAATTTTTGCGCAAATTAATGGCGCAGGACAGCGCGCTTCCAGTGATTATGATTACGGGTCACGGCGATGTGCCCATGGCCGTCGAAGCCATGCGCATGGGGGCTTTCGATTTTCTTGAAAAGCCGTTTAACCCTGACCGGATGAGCGAGTTGGCGCAGCGGGCCTCAAAAGCCCGGCGGTTGACTTTGGACAATCGGGCCTTGCGGCGCGACTTGGGCGATGGACCACAGTTGATGAAAAAGCTGATCGGTAAGTCACCCGCGATGGAACGGTTGCGTGAAGAGATTTTAGATCTAGGCCAAGCCGATGGGCATATCCTGATCGAAGGTGAAACTGGAACCGGAAAAACTTTGGTCGCCCATGCCCTGCATGCTGTGGGTGCGCGCGCCGGCAAAAAGTTTGCGCTGGTGTCTTGTTCAGCCTTTGATGAGGCGGCTTTGATGCGCCGTCTTTTTGGTCCGGTTTTACCAGAAGATCCATTTTTTCCCGCTTTTGAGGAAGCCCGCGGAGGCACATTGGTTCTTGAAGATATCGAAACACTTAGTGAACAGGTCCAAGCCAAGCTATTAAGCACTCTTAATGCCCAAGGCACACCGCCTGAGACACGGGTTCTGGCGATCAGCAATCTACAGGAACAAGGGCAAACATTGCAAAATAGGCTGCGAAAAGATGTTTTTTATCGGCTTGGAGCTTTGCATATCACCGTGCCACCCCTGCGACAGCGTGGCAATGATGTTTTGGAAATATTTAATCAATTAAGCGAGGCATTTTCGGATGAATATGGCTGTCAAACCCCTGGTATAGGGGCTCAGGAGGCCGCGCAGCTGCTTCAGGCGCCCTGGCATGGAAATGTTCGCCAGTTGACCAATCTTGCAGAGCGGGCTGTTTTGCAGTCGCGCCGCGGCGAAGGTACGATTGCCTCTTTGCTAATGAGCGACGCAGAAGAGGCCACAAGCGTGGTCACCACCGAAGGTAAACCGCTGAAAGAATATGTTGAAGCTTTTGAAAAGATGCTTATTGAAAACACAATGCGCCGTCACAAGGGGTCTATTGGCAAAGTGATGGAAGAGCTCTGTTTACCCCGCCGGACATTGAATGAGAAAATGGCAAAATACTCGCTTCAGCGGGCAGATTATGTTTAA